The following coding sequences are from one Triticum aestivum cultivar Chinese Spring chromosome 5A, IWGSC CS RefSeq v2.1, whole genome shotgun sequence window:
- the LOC123107571 gene encoding uncharacterized protein: MATQPHQSSKKFLQCEAPPAKRKMGPEQKTKKAGAPALAGKEAFTALELDVAEQLIRLSESSASSGGSFSYLRSVDTPTAPPAKGAIIPGGCVDWEEDEDDEVAGRQRRVKRYRLISEIYAATEPIGERSGSSRTKE, translated from the coding sequence ATGGCAACCCAGCCACACCAATCGTCCAAGAAATTCCTACAGTGCGAGGCCCCCCCGGCGAAACGGAAGATGGGGCCGGAGCAGAAGACGAAGAAGGCCGGGGCGCCAGCACTGGCGGGGAAGGAGGCTTTCACGGCGCTCGAGCTCGACGTGGCCGAGCAGCTCATCCGCCTCAGCGAGAGCAGCGCGTCCTCGGGCGGGTCCTTCTCCTACCTCCGTTCCGTGGACACCCCGACGGCGCCGCCGGCTAAGGGCGCCATAATTCCTGGCGGTTGCGTGGACTGGGAGGAAGATGAGGACGACGAGGTGGCCGGAAGGCAACGGAGGGTGAAGCGCTACCGCCTGATAAGCGAGATCTACGCCGCGACGGAGCCAATTGGAGAGCGCAGCGGCAGCAGCCGGACGAAGGAATAG